The following are encoded together in the Planctomycetota bacterium genome:
- the bamD gene encoding outer membrane protein assembly factor BamD, which yields MLVIAASMLALGERAAGQMDYTLDDFDRWKPSEAPSPVDEQLQQARIALANGDASRALNLSENFLENNPLGQGRSDAFLIQGDAQLALGYEYKALFCYEDVARRYAMSAAFIPALEREFEIAKAYAHGLKKRFMGTFRWIDAGDDAQEILIRIQERLPGSELAEKAGMELSDYYFRIRDMPLAADSYDLFVQNYPRSKQVNKAKLRLIYSYYAQFKGPQYDASGLREATSRLKQLQADDPALAQQIGAEALLVRVYESEAAKLLHNARWYESMGDFISTELTLRSLVKLYPKSIATITALKMAPGIVAKLPEGIAKNCPNYAELEDALIGTPKTGAFSEPTGVLPNPEAPLPDTAQTADEKPVAGAELPPEDQIKPAPQPVPQGATGTPTAPPPNPTPPQHT from the coding sequence ATGCTTGTCATCGCCGCCTCGATGCTTGCCCTGGGCGAACGCGCCGCAGGCCAGATGGACTACACGCTGGATGATTTCGACCGCTGGAAGCCCTCCGAGGCCCCCTCACCGGTCGACGAGCAGCTTCAGCAGGCGAGGATCGCGCTGGCCAACGGCGACGCCTCACGGGCCCTCAACCTCTCCGAGAATTTCCTCGAGAACAATCCCCTGGGCCAGGGCCGCTCCGATGCCTTCCTGATCCAGGGCGACGCGCAACTGGCGCTGGGCTACGAGTACAAGGCGCTCTTCTGCTACGAGGACGTGGCGCGGCGGTATGCCATGAGCGCGGCCTTCATCCCCGCCCTCGAGCGCGAGTTTGAGATCGCCAAGGCCTATGCCCATGGATTGAAAAAGCGCTTCATGGGCACCTTTCGCTGGATCGACGCGGGCGACGATGCCCAGGAAATCCTCATCCGCATTCAAGAGCGCCTGCCCGGAAGCGAGCTGGCCGAGAAGGCCGGCATGGAGCTCTCCGACTACTACTTCCGCATCCGCGACATGCCGCTGGCCGCCGATTCCTACGACTTGTTCGTGCAGAACTATCCGCGCTCCAAGCAGGTGAACAAGGCCAAATTGCGCCTGATCTACAGCTACTACGCACAGTTCAAGGGACCGCAGTACGACGCCAGCGGATTGCGCGAAGCCACCTCCCGGCTCAAGCAGCTCCAGGCGGACGACCCGGCGCTGGCCCAACAGATCGGCGCCGAGGCGCTGCTGGTGCGCGTCTACGAGAGCGAGGCGGCCAAGTTGCTGCACAACGCGCGCTGGTATGAGAGCATGGGGGACTTCATCTCCACCGAGCTGACGCTGCGCTCGCTGGTCAAGCTCTATCCCAAGTCGATTGCGACCATCACCGCACTCAAGATGGCTCCCGGCATCGTGGCGAAATTGCCGGAGGGCATCGCCAAGAACTGCCCCAACTACGCTGAGCTCGAGGACGCCCTGATCGGTACGCCCAAGACGGGCGCTTTTTCGGAGCCGACGGGAGTGCTCCCGAATCCCGAGGCGCCGCTGCCGGACACCGCCCAGACTGCGGATGAAAAGCCCGTCGCCGGCGCTGAGCTGCCGCCGGAGGACCAGATCAAGCCCGCCCCGCAGCCCGTTCCTCAGGGTGCCACCGGCACTCCGACCGCTCCGCCGCCAAATCCAACACCACCGCAACACACGTGA
- a CDS encoding flagellar biosynthetic protein FliO, with the protein MDGRIPHLLLARVAGAVIALGSIPAIAVGQSVDPESQPVLLRAVENAQGTSGGGWISLFAVCMLAGIGAVLWWKGNFRSRSRRNHGSGAIEIIDRTVMAKGQSLTLVKVGDRVVLLGQSSQGFQRLAEFEASAPQETSVGAAHRRVA; encoded by the coding sequence ATGGATGGGCGTATCCCTCACCTTTTGTTGGCCCGCGTCGCGGGCGCGGTCATCGCACTGGGATCAATTCCGGCGATTGCAGTTGGCCAGTCTGTCGATCCCGAATCGCAGCCGGTCCTGCTGCGTGCGGTCGAAAATGCGCAGGGGACGTCCGGCGGAGGATGGATCTCGCTCTTCGCGGTGTGCATGCTGGCGGGCATCGGCGCCGTGCTCTGGTGGAAGGGGAATTTCCGGAGCCGGTCGCGACGAAACCATGGAAGCGGCGCCATCGAGATCATTGATCGGACCGTGATGGCCAAGGGGCAGTCGCTGACGCTGGTGAAGGTGGGCGACCGCGTGGTGCTGCTGGGACAGAGCTCGCAGGGTTTCCAGCGACTCGCGGAGTTCGAGGCCTCAGCGCCGCAAGAGACAAGTGTTGGCGCCGCACATCGGAGGGTGGCGTGA